TCACCGGATTTCTGCGATCAGATTGTCAACTCCGCTCTGGAACTGGCACGCAAGTATCAGGTCGATCTGATTCACGCACAGCATGTCGCGGAACTGGCCACGCAACTATTCCGTGGCCTTCAGAACGAACACCGTATGGATAAGCGGTGCGAGACTTTGTTATACGTTTCTGCTTTGCTGCATGAAATCGGACTGTTTGTGGGATTGTCTTCGTACCACAAACATTCGTTTTATCTGATCATGAACAGCGAGTTATTCGGGCTCAATCTTCACGACCACACGCTGGTTGCCCTGATTGCCAGATATCATCGACGTGCTGCCCCAAAACCAACGCATGAAGCTTTCGCCAGACTGGATCGGGATAGTCGCGTGATCGTATCCCGACTCGCCGGAATCCTTCGCATTTGTGTTGCACTTGACCATTCATCGACTCAGCGAGTTCGCGACCTTCAGTGCACGGTCGAGGGAGGACGCCTTGTGATCACTGTCACAAACACCGCTGCTGATCTTTCGCTCGAACGCATGGAGCTCCGAGGTCAGTCCACCCTGTTCGAAGATACGTTCGGCCTGAGCGTGCTGCTTCGGGAAACACAAAGGTGACAGCAGGATCCTCAGGCTTTTCGATCGCTCAACAAACCAGTAACTCGATCACCTCATTTCGAATCCTTCATTCAGCGACCGGATTGTGAAAATGTCACACGAAGAATCTGACTTCTTCAACCGCGAACTCAGCTGGCTTGAATTTAACCAGCGCGTCCTGGACGAAGCTTGTGACCCATCCGTGCCCCTGCTGGAACAACTTCGCTTTCTGGCCATCACCGCATCCAACCTGGATGAATTTTTCATGGTGCGCGTGGGCAGTTTGCTGACGTCGATTCGACGAGGTGACACGGGCGCTGATCCAGCCGGGATGACGCCGCTGGAACAACTGACGGCCATCAGCAAGCGTACTCAGCAAATGGTGGCCGACCAGAATCGTATCTACCTGGGTCAACTGGAACCTCAGCTTGCTGAAATTGGCATCCGTCGGCGGCGGGCCGACGAGCTGAATGAAAAACAATCAGAATTTCTTGACAGCGTTTTTCAGGAACAACTGCAGGCTGTCCTCACGCCCATCGCTGTCCATGACCCTGCCAGGTTTCCACTTCTGTTTGGCCGAACGCTGAATGTGGCCGTTCAACTCAAGTGCGCCTCATCCCCCAGCGGACACCGGTTCGCTGTCGTGCCTTTCGGACGATTCGACCTGCGATACATCACGCTGCCTTCAAACGGCGGGCATGAATTCATTCTGACCGAAGATGTCATCGCCATGATGGCCGAACGATTCTTTCCTGGTGAGGAAGTCATTTCGACGGTGCCGTTTCGCGTCACACGAAATGCCGACCTGAGCGTGAGTGAAGAAGATGGCGCGGACCTGCTGGCCGAAATGGAAGACGTGCTGGATTATCGCAAGGATAGTTTTTGTACGCGTCTCGAACTTTCCGATCAGGTGACGCGTGCCATGATGGATTTTCTGAAGACACTCCTCAGACTCGGGGAACGCGACATCTATGTCGTCCCCGGGATTGTTGGCATGAGCGACCTGATGCAAATTGCCGACATCAGCGGCTTCGATCAGTATCTGTACCCACCGTGGTCTTCCTGCGAAAACCCGTTGTTCGAACCAGGTGAATCGATCTTCGAGGCCATTCGGCTTCAGGACATCCTGCTTCATCACCCATATGAATCGTTCGATCCGCTGCTTCGGCTGCTGAACGAAGCTGCCGAAGACCGGGATGTCGTGGCTATCAAACAAACGCTGTATCGAACAAGCCGAAACAGTCCGGTTGTCAAGGCTCTGATGAAGGCCGCAGAAAACGGAAAGAACGTGACTGTCATCGTGGAACTGAAGGCCAGATTCGATGAAGCACGCAACATCGAATGGGCGCGACAGATGGAATACAGCGGCGTTCAGGTGATTTATGGCGTCCGCGGATTAAAGACCCATGCGAAGGCCTGCATCGTTGTTCGTCGCGAACCCCAGGGTTTCCAGCGATATGTTCATTTTGGAACCGGGAACTACAACGAACTCACGGCGAAGTTCTACACGGACATTAGCTACATGACGTGCAACCGCGAATTGGGCAATGATGCGATCTCCTGGTTCAACGCGATCACGGGTTCTTCACAGATTCAGCAGTTTGCTCAAATCGAATCTGCCCCGATCGGTATGCGGGAAAAACTGCTGGAAATGATCTCGGTCGAAGCAGACCGTGCAAAGAATGGCGACCAGGGACGCATCATCCTCAAACTCAATTCCCTGGCCGATCCCGATATGATTCAGGCTCTTTACAAGGCCTCGCAGGCAGGCGTCCTGATTCATCTGAATATCCGCGGCATTTGCTGCCTGAAGCCGGGCGTACCGGGACTCAGCGAAAACATCACCGTTACCAGTATCATCGATCGATTTCTGGAACACGCTCGCATCCTCTATTTTTACCATGGTGGTGACGAACGCGTCTTCATCTCCAGCGCGGACTGGATGACAAGAAATCTGGATCGCCGAGTCGAACTGCTGATCCCGCTTCTGGATGATTCCTGCAAGCGTCGCGCGATCAGTATTCTGAAAGCATGCCTGCGGGATAATCTGCGCGCTCGCAGAATTACTGCCACTGGGCAGAGTGAGCCGCGAGACACAATGCCGACTCGCCCCTATCGATGCCAGCTGGAATTTCAGCGCCGCGCACGCGAAGCGGCCGAAGCGGCATCAGAAAGAAACCGCACGACATTCGTGCCCGTGGAACCCGGTTAACACACAAACCTGGTTACACATAAGCCCGGGTAACGCCAGGATCCAGCATGTTCAGCGTGGCAGGCATGGTGAAAATCCCTGGCACTGCGCCGGGAGTTATCTGCAAATTGTTCGAAACACGTTGACATCCCGTGCAGAGTTATGTTCCGCAGAATGTGCGATAGCACGTCCCGGGGGGCGAGGGATCACGATACACATCGAACTGCGGGTCACGATCAAAAGGACTTGCCAGGGCATCCAGCAGACGATGCATCGTGCTTAGATCGTCGCGTTCCGTCGCTGCTGTCAGCGCTTCTTCGACGCGGTGGTTGCGAGCTATTCTTGCAGGGTTCACCGCCAGCATTCCCTGACGAACCGATTCCCGGGTATTGCCATCGACCTTCAGACGGTCGTTCCATCGAGCACACCAGTTGACAAATGTCGCCTCGGCATACAAACCGCCAAAGGACTCCGATGCACGGCCCGTCGAAAGATCATCGAATGTATTTGTTAAATCTGCCTTCACAGACTTCATCCATTCCAGCAACTGGTTCACAAGTTCGCGATCTTCATCCAGTTCTGCCTGAAGTCCAAGCTTTCGCCGCATCCCCTGCAGCCAATAGCTATCGAAACGCTCAGCATATTCATCCAGCGCGGCCGTCGCCTTTTCGACC
This is a stretch of genomic DNA from Planctomycetaceae bacterium. It encodes these proteins:
- the ppk1 gene encoding polyphosphate kinase 1, whose amino-acid sequence is MSHEESDFFNRELSWLEFNQRVLDEACDPSVPLLEQLRFLAITASNLDEFFMVRVGSLLTSIRRGDTGADPAGMTPLEQLTAISKRTQQMVADQNRIYLGQLEPQLAEIGIRRRRADELNEKQSEFLDSVFQEQLQAVLTPIAVHDPARFPLLFGRTLNVAVQLKCASSPSGHRFAVVPFGRFDLRYITLPSNGGHEFILTEDVIAMMAERFFPGEEVISTVPFRVTRNADLSVSEEDGADLLAEMEDVLDYRKDSFCTRLELSDQVTRAMMDFLKTLLRLGERDIYVVPGIVGMSDLMQIADISGFDQYLYPPWSSCENPLFEPGESIFEAIRLQDILLHHPYESFDPLLRLLNEAAEDRDVVAIKQTLYRTSRNSPVVKALMKAAENGKNVTVIVELKARFDEARNIEWARQMEYSGVQVIYGVRGLKTHAKACIVVRREPQGFQRYVHFGTGNYNELTAKFYTDISYMTCNRELGNDAISWFNAITGSSQIQQFAQIESAPIGMREKLLEMISVEADRAKNGDQGRIILKLNSLADPDMIQALYKASQAGVLIHLNIRGICCLKPGVPGLSENITVTSIIDRFLEHARILYFYHGGDERVFISSADWMTRNLDRRVELLIPLLDDSCKRRAISILKACLRDNLRARRITATGQSEPRDTMPTRPYRCQLEFQRRAREAAEAASERNRTTFVPVEPG